The following proteins are co-located in the Desulfurococcus amylolyticus Z-533 genome:
- a CDS encoding monovalent cation/H+ antiporter complex subunit F, which translates to MFEYLEYLTIIAAPFYLGAIILYTLRAIKGPSIPDIVLAIDCIAYDLAVFLALIALYYRSPIMITPSLLLSLWAYLLDVFVSKYLALRKVEA; encoded by the coding sequence ATGTTTGAGTATCTAGAATACTTGACGATAATTGCGGCACCATTTTATCTGGGAGCTATTATACTTTATACGCTGAGAGCTATCAAGGGCCCCTCAATACCTGATATAGTTTTAGCCATAGATTGTATAGCGTATGACCTCGCCGTGTTCCTAGCATTGATCGCCCTTTATTATCGCTCGCCAATAATGATCACTCCATCACTACTTCTCTCCCTATGGGCATACTTACTCGACGTCTTTGTATCAAAATACCTTGCATTAAGGAAGGTGGAGGCTTGA